A section of the Bacteroidales bacterium genome encodes:
- a CDS encoding DUF190 domain-containing protein, producing the protein MEGFVKKTEFRLILNENDSYKGDSLCRLVIEKAHSLGISGATVMQTKGGFGSRQHIHSSSILRISNELPVVISLVDDMEKLLPLVDYVKQRYKGGLLSLQDIWVSKK; encoded by the coding sequence ATGGAAGGCTTTGTAAAAAAAACTGAATTTCGGCTTATCTTAAACGAAAATGATTCGTACAAAGGCGATAGTCTTTGTCGTCTGGTAATAGAAAAAGCGCATAGTTTAGGGATTTCAGGAGCTACTGTAATGCAAACCAAAGGAGGTTTTGGAAGCAGACAACACATTCATTCCAGCAGTATTTTGCGTATTTCAAACGAATTACCCGTTGTTATTTCTTTAGTCGATGACATGGAAAAACTCTTACCTTTAGTAGATTACGTGAAGCAACGTTATAAAGGCGGTTTACTAAGTTTACAAGATATTTGGGTCAGCAAAAAATAA
- the crcB gene encoding fluoride efflux transporter CrcB, with the protein MKLLYIAFGGIIGSVLRYLLSGFPHKYYFGTFPLGTLFVNLLGSFLIGFAFILFGKENIPENLKLFLFIGIFGSFTTFSTFMFESLNLFKDGDIKFALVNIAGANILGLFFVYLGYISATYFVHQS; encoded by the coding sequence ATGAAATTGCTTTACATCGCTTTTGGAGGTATAATAGGATCGGTCTTACGTTATTTATTATCCGGTTTTCCACATAAATATTATTTTGGAACTTTCCCTTTGGGAACACTCTTCGTAAATCTCTTAGGGTCGTTTTTAATTGGCTTCGCATTTATACTTTTCGGGAAAGAGAATATCCCTGAAAACCTAAAGCTCTTTTTATTTATTGGTATTTTTGGGAGCTTCACAACCTTTTCAACTTTTATGTTCGAAAGTCTTAATCTTTTTAAAGATGGTGACATTAAGTTTGCATTAGTCAATATAGCCGGTGCTAATATTCTAGGTTTATTTTTTGTATATTTAGGCTATATTTCTGCAACTTATTTTGTTCATCAATCTTAA